GCGATTCCGGTACCTCAATTTCCCTCTTTCAAGGCCAACCACAACATAACGACTGCTTCTACATCCTCTTCGATCGAGACACTGCCCTCGACGGCAACATCATTGATCTAATCATTGAAGGTAGCGCCGCAGAACCCACCGGCATCAACCCCAAATGTCCCCCCTGGCAGTGGGAAGCCTGGAACGGTGGAGATTGGGAAAAAGTATTCGTCAGCCAAGACGACACCCAAGGCTTCAGCTTCGCCAACATCATCCAACGTGGCCCCACCGGACAGCCCCAAGCCAAAATCAGTCTCCGCCTTCCCCTCAAATTTCCTCCCCATACCTTCGTTGGCCACCAAGGTCGCTGGCTCCGTTGCCGCTGTCATCTTGCGACTCACCCGCAACGTTCCTTCTCACTCAGCCATTCCCCCACTATCCTTAGCCTCACCGTCCAAACGATCGGCGGCCAAATTCACGCTGAGCAATGCGAGCGCATCGAACAAGAAATCCTCGGCGAAAGCACCGGCAAACCCGGTCAACGCTTCCAGCTCGAAAACCAAAACATCATGCTTCCCCTCCAACCCGATCGTGGCGAACGCCTCGAAGTCACCCCACCCAATAGCCCCGTCCAAGAATGGCAACTGGTAAAGGACTTCTCCAACTCCGACGCCAACGATCGGCACTACACCCTCGACTCCATCAAGGGCATCATCCAGCTCGGTCCCCTAATCCGCGAACCCCAGCACATCCAACAACAAACAGTTCAACGACAACAACAATCCGAATCACTTGTCACCGCCCACACCAATAGCAACAGCCAAGTGGTGCAATACAATCACATCCCCCACAAACGCCCAACCTACAATCCCAACGAATCCCCCATCCGCTCCGAATACCAACGTGGCCAAGTGCCCCCGATCGGCTCCATGCTGCACATCGTTGCTTATCGCACC
Above is a genomic segment from Romeriopsis navalis LEGE 11480 containing:
- a CDS encoding putative baseplate assembly protein, producing the protein DSGTSISLFQGQPQHNDCFYILFDRDTALDGNIIDLIIEGSAAEPTGINPKCPPWQWEAWNGGDWEKVFVSQDDTQGFSFANIIQRGPTGQPQAKISLRLPLKFPPHTFVGHQGRWLRCRCHLATHPQRSFSLSHSPTILSLTVQTIGGQIHAEQCERIEQEILGESTGKPGQRFQLENQNIMLPLQPDRGERLEVTPPNSPVQEWQLVKDFSNSDANDRHYTLDSIKGIIQLGPLIREPQHIQQQTVQRQQQSESLVTAHTNSNSQVVQYNHIPHKRPTYNPNESPIRSEYQRGQVPPIGSMLHIVAYRTGGGTNGNLPPDTIRIPKTAPPYIRHVTNHVAAIDGKNAETLEEAILRVPHLLRTQDRAVTPEDFEHLTQQASSEVSRAYCPRQQSSPRPGIVTVYVIPKEDAKHFEHDILPQSPSLAPELRQIISAYLDDRRLLGTDIHLLKPKYIGISTQIRIGIEAIHRHNPDPLCDQLAAKIMEYLHPLQGHHNGKGWQPGMKLYQSDLISLIQKFPGVRYLQSLQLFTHHQTQAGEQAEQSSEPQSIEPQWIRQFNPNEVIDPGLDSIIFGWNAPIAPRQSTYPAVKNDDRYPGHLIQVLELEGQR